The DNA window cattactaacactaggggaaacttcactttcctggaacagctcttctaatcttaaagatccttcacttgatccttctggtgcaggtaaatcctcagtatcttcacttgcaaacatagttctcttcatactcctggtagttacacaacttggaaacagctGGGGTTTTTtctctaaatctaaatctatggtttgtctgtcactataggacaaggaacaaatggtacaccaccaacttcattacccagtaaaacatgtacaccttcaacagctagcgaATCCTTTACAGCAaattcaacatttcctgtcaccaattcacaggacaagtgcaagcggcatataggagttacctcttctcctcctatacccttcaagataactgaatctctggtgagattcttctccaactgtgggtgagcaccacgaactaccacactatggttactccccgtatcacgtaataccttgactggtacctgcactcttcctccttgagttgtcagcgtaccttcatagatatatggcttaaaagcctccaagctgctcagccactcactgcttgaagttacatttccactggttgctaaacactctgcttgtttagtctcagtcttccccacactgctcttcgtagtttgcttcacctggttacctttaaccacttgaccaactggtttggtctgctgttgtgtctgataacaatctcgactgtagtgtcctactcttccacacttgtagcagacaacattagtcttctgtatctgtcttgagaacagactgaatgatgaggatttaacattcaattgctgaggggtgttacctagctttgtattggcatagccactagaaggatttccagttgtaatgttcctgaaatttggatgagacctgaaacctgtgcgttgttggttctggtacttgacattataatttcttttgctagaaattatgttaaagtcttcactcaatgtagcagctttgtcaagttttttaacctctctctctctcttaaataggctcttatatgttcaggaattcctctaagatattgttcttgGACTACtcactcctcaagttcgtccatagatttaactttagaagcctccaaccatcgtttaaaacatcttcttactttgtaagcataatccaagaaagttatcttgtcatcctttctcaaagatctgaatctttcattataatattcaggggtcatctggtaaacttgtagcacattgtgtttgagtaccttgtactctttacactgatcagctgataaggctaaataggcacttcttcctttaccaatgagaacactttgtAACAAGACcaaccatttatcctctggccatcccatacctgaagccactttttcaaagtgatcaaaaaactcatctggagcttcttctgtaaactttggaattaacttctgcactcttactacatcaaatacagggtctgaattaccttgagtagggttagacggtgttacaggtaatgtggatcgaggtTTTATTGtatccatctccctttcatgtcttgctctttctccttcctcttctgctgctttttcttcttctctttcttttctttctcttttctctctatcttctctttctctttctgcctgcattttctctctttcagcctgtatcctcagcttaatcaaattttcttctgcttctatacgtcttagttctgcttctgcatcacttttctctctcttttgctcatgtttatctgtaaattctgcctcagttgcattcaacaattcttgcacctctcctaactcttcatctattttaccagagtccatcaatgcttggattgcaatatatttgatttgtgccttaatcataccactagacacattacccccacatgctattgctaaagcaatccactgtgccttagtcaggttggattcagataactcttggatggaaggagttgctaaaaacttctgaacattgaacagagccattttctgtaagttactcaactaaataattcacaatacagagcaaaaaataactatgtggtcactctcctatcaaaatatatccctaacaccaccagtataaaccataaaccagagtgatattttgttttgttccagggtctctgggcaccaaacaatataatgtcacgatgcgcatcaagtacctggttattacacaactaatctcaaaattaaaaaatatacctcacttcagccagatacctgaactctcataacattaattattacgaatgagtactctaaaggtaacagtgatcccttaagaaaaacttatttattacttgaaaaatcaaactaggtctatcagaatatgtgtgaggtatcaaaaattaagctagaaatattctagagtagaagggcatcactccatcaaaaaactctaactgtttccctggtcttaattcactttagcaaaactaaaagaacaaaacatgtttatcactttgccttatgcacacacaatcaatcctattcactggtgatcaataaatgaaacactgtttttctaaaaacattaaatacaaaatttatttttaaattcaaagcttataattagaattcacaattacttagaattcacaatctgaaaaatttattattatttgaaaatgatacaacactcaattaattcttgaattaaattatgaaaaaaagtaattcacaaaaactttatcaagaatttaaattaatcaagcaaaatttaaaatatcaagaattactcaagatttaaaaagaaaatcttaacaaatgagatatcaaatcaagtatgcaatgttaaattaccaagaaatatttaaaatgttacgtaaataaatgttacatcacaaacataaaaaatgtgaaaatataaagagattgtaaatagaaaaacacacaaaaatacacataagatttatcaataatgatttcacttggtaaaaatttcctaacttatcataccatggtattaataagtaaaattcacgttaccttacacaaacttgtgaaaacctctgtaaatcacttgctgcagctgcgttaccacaaaacacactttttaccaggcgccattacaaactaaataactttactaaattcagatttcaaaagttaatgctaatacgtgaccacaaaacactacgttaaaagtaatctctttctaagaacgagagagagagagagggaaccaaatcaactggtctcagaaatcagaatgaaacaaattttagaattccagtaatacgtgaaacaattacatgatgtcattaaagcattttgggtacgagatacaaaagtccTAGAAGcaaggaggtgacgtcattaaagcattttgggtgcgagatacaatggagaagcttctagaaagaaagttacgtcatcccagcaaaacgttttgaatgcaatcttacaaaacatggcgtaactgatcaagacacgtattttttctctcaaagtggcgtacgtgactcgaacaatgcatgtaacaacatgaaatcactcgtcttgagcccgtatgggacgaatcggcatttgttatcccaacctgtcatcactaacccaaaacaaagtgttctctcttatctcaactgatgacaattgaaatgaaacaagtccttcctggacacacacacgtgttcatatgctatgcttttaccaagaaagatattccttcaaaactacgttactattaaaattgtattatcaattctaaattatgctatcaagttattcaatcattagtacttttgagatctgatgccaaactaaatatgacacttcaacaatcactatcattacacataacacatgaaaaaagtaaatatgtcaaaattataggaggatatatgcattacaaggcaacatcatgaatatatatatatatatatatatatatatatatatatatatatatatatatatatatatatatatatatatatatattaactttatcacatacacaattgttctgtgcattagtagaattactaaaaggacctcattcaaactggatggtatctaatggagtttttattcaaaaagttacaagctttcttggacaaacagtccacattatcaagtatccgtacttgataatgtggactgtttgtccaagaaagcttgtaactttttgaataaaaacccattagataccatccagtttgaatgaggtcctttataatatatatatatatatatatatatatatatatatatatatatatatatatatatatatatatatatatatatatatatatatatatatatatattatatatttatataggtatatatgttttatatatgcatatactctgtatattatatataatactatataaatatatgtatgggtgtatgtactcataattacatataaatgaatacgcTGCATTATGTTATTTGATGAACTGTCATCCTTATTCGGTGTAAGTAAATcgtcaaattattttatggtcattctgaaataaatgaagaatctaGGCTCATGTTCTCTCAGTTTTTGCACATACAGTATTGTACGCATGTTATTTCCTCCACTTTCATATTACTACTGAATGAACGACGTGGATGACCACCGTAATGTACGGTCACCATGTTTTGCACCCTCTCAGTTTCTGCCTCGTGTGAACAGGGCCTACCTGTTTCTGTCACTTGCTTTTGGGTTACCCTGGAACAAGAGCCCGTTTCTGCACAAGGCTGGCttgatataaaacaaacaaatgagtCACTCACTAATGGATACTATGAGGGCAATGCGTATCCTGGTAGCCGAGCTAAATGatattccatttaaaggaaattaaaattataatcgttctttcgtatgttttttcaagaattgtgttattaattttttcataaaactaggCTGATACTACAGTATGTTTTTCAGTCTGAAGAGGTTTCTATTTTAGTACTAAAAATTTCTAGGCCTATATGTTTTGCGTATacagcattaaaaacaaaactatttatttcattttgtttatttgtcataatcaaaatatagaaaaatgttaGATATTAACCTAAATATGTTTGGCTAGGCCTAATGATCCTTGTCTGATCTGTGAACTGCAGGGTATCCTTTAATATGCGGTAAGATTTTGTTAATAAGTATTTGTTtggtattatattttcataatcaataacaTATTCTTTTACAGCCATTTTGCAAATATACAACTGACCATTTCAGTGTTGGATGGCCTCCTCGAATTGTCCATTTGACCTAATTCTGAACCCGTAACGTTAGGACTGAATTATTCActccttgaaagaaaaatttttatactcTTCGTAGTGAGGCAAAAcagtaaagcaaaaaataaagtatttccatatatatatatatatatatatatatatatatatatatatatatatatatatatatatatatatatatatatatatatatataattaatattagtaaTGAGTTGTAGATAATCTTAATAGTGAGCAAGAAGCCGacctgaaacattaaaaaatatcatatagtagaaaaatattaattaatgctTTCGAATATAATTAAAGACCAACATCTAATGATAAGACCATAAATTCTTTAGCACACCGAGAAAAACAACATTACATTATGTTTATCCCATATATTCAGTGAAAGAGGTTTTTATGGccagtgtgaggcttcaagaaaagtcaggggtgaaagactgattctttattattctcgacaggtgtttataagacaaaaagcggacggaaaggtagtagGCTACCTGAGGACCCCCTGCGGCGTCCATACAGGATTTATGctttttagcaagcataaaaatatgtacaacatttgttacatgacatataaaaggtagatatacatatcggcagaaaggccgtacaatgatgcataagatgaggtacacaaagaatctgaaataaagacaggtaaaatacatgacgtgattaatgtacatctgaaagggagaaacacaaggaaagagaggcgcgatttgacgcccttacaaatactccccccaacacgataattagaggagcaattattggatgaagcaTCCTAATCATGGAGGTGCTGAGGCAACCAGAGcgggcccctgcttctggagaactgtgggtgcagggtggagctgacacctggggacAGCTGGATGCTATTTCTGGGCCGTCCCGGGCCCCGCTTTGGTGGGGAAGCAGGTGCGCCTTCAGGCAGGTATTGCAGGGGAACTCTGGAGCGCCTGCCTACTTCTTTGCAAatttcgctgtctaacaggaatgcgggtttcagtctgttgatggtgatccagtcctcctgcccgtggatgtcgaggaggaatgctttgctggctcGCCTGATGACTTGGTGggcccccctgtagggcctggttaagggcgggtggcgagcgtccaccctgacgaagacatagGCACAGGAGTGtgaggcgggtgggctgtaggtgacggTTCTGTCgatgaaggtcttatggcagggagCGAACCTTTGCGCGAGTTCTCTCAACCTAGGGAGGGGGGTGTCGGAGCCATCGGCCGACGGCGGGAAGAACTCTCGGGGTATGGCCAGTgtttccccatagactttctcagcCAGGGAAGCGTCGCCATTTGCTTTCGCTGCAGTGCGgggacccagcaggacccagggcagctgttccttccacttctcgtccgtgcagcgtgccatgagagctgctttaagagagcagtgcgccctctcgaccatgccgttcaCTGTGTGGTTGTatgccattgtgctgtgtagagttgtacctatcaggcatgccaaggagacccaaagctctgacaggaaggcaggtcccTGTCCgcagtgatgctgtctggcactccgaagcggcttatccaactggagaggagggcctctgtgcatgaTGTCATTGATGCCTCATCCATGGGGGCTGCTATGGGCCAGCGGATGGAGCTCTATGAtgatcaggaggtatctggctcccccctACTGCGGAAGGGCccaacgacgtcgatgtggatgtggccgaatcGCTGAAAAGGCTGAGGAAAATCGCCGGTCCCAGATTcagtgtgccgggatgttttactcgtctggcacgggatgcagctccttgcccactggtggacgtccttgttgatgccatgccagatgaacttgtcagtcatgaggcgcaCCGTTGTGCACcccgatggatgggagaggccgtgGACAATGTTGAATACTTGCTTCCTTTTCGATGCGGGCATCAGGGGGCAtgggtggcgctggtgtcgcagaggagagttgtgtccgagtttgctaagggcacgtcttcccacttgagagccgtcactgctgtcctgtagtccgcCGTTTCTGGATTCACTGCTTGTTCCCtcgcgaggtcttcgtagtcgatgccgaggtgaagggaattgatctctattcttgacagtgttggccactgggtttttcttgccagggatgtagttgatggtgcaaccaaacCAGAGATGGCGGTtaggtgccgctgttgccttgcagaccaggcgtccctgttttgcaaatgcgtgcaccaagggtttgtggtctgttaggattgtgatttcggttccctccagcaggtacttgaagtgcctcatggcctggtagatagccagcagctctctgtcgaaggcactgtagcgggtctcatctggtgaacacttgcggctgaagaaggccaagggctggggcatGCCATTCACCAGTTGCTCGagtactgcaccgcaggcgatgttgctggcgtccgttgtcaaccCGAGGGCAGCGgcagggttgtggtgagttaaggtggtggcgctggagagggcccttttcgtctggatgaatgtctgctgcggagcttcccacgttagtgttttcggtttccccttcaggattgacgtcagggggtacatgatgtgggtGACGTCTGGGATGAAGTGCcggtagtaatttatcatccctaggaactcctgaagggccttgatggtttggggttcaggaaattttctatagcttttactttagaggcagTGGGgcacactcctgctggggaaatcttgtGTCCCAGGATGTCTACTTTCTCTTTCCGAAGATGCAtctgtcgaacctgacaactaatccgctGTCCCGCAGGTGTTTCACGATGGTGTggacgtggcgaaggtgttcctctggggacctggaaaaaatgaggatgtctttgacgtagcagatgcagaaaggaagatctcccaagatggtatccatcaggcgctggaaggtggcgcctgcattcctgagaccgaaggtggaataggaaaatgtgtagcttccgaagggcgtgatgatggcggtctttgggacgttgtcaggatgcacagggacttggaagcaTGACTTCCGAagatccatcttggagaaaattttggctctgtGGAGGGtgcctgtcaggtcttgcatgttagggagagggtagtgatctggtgttgttaccaaattcaggcaccgatagtccccgcagggcctccatgaaccatgggatttctttaccatgtggagatGGAATGCCCAcaggcttgatgcctttttacaaacCCCCATGCGTCCCATTTCTGCGAAGGcctgtttggcgtcttgtaacttctggggggacgGATGTTGGAACTTGTCATGAGTTGGTGGGCCCatcgtggtgatgtggtggaagatgccgtgctttgccaaagccccaggtgactggtgtAGTTCTGATTTGAACATGTCCAggaattcctgtaggagggacgtgtagctgttaGGGGCTGCAGAGCATATGGAGGGCATCCtgggtccggtggagagctgatgggaatGGCACTTCCCTGTGTTGAGGAGGTGCTGTCTGGTGACATCCACTAGGAGTCcatggtgccctaggaaatccatgcccagcagagggaacttaacatcTGCTACGACGAATTGTTCTCTTCCTCCCATTTTTGTTGCGACCTGGGAACGTTACTAACCCccgcagctggtcccaggcttccctgagTGATGCATCTCCAaagggctgggataacaggtcgaatgctCACTGTGCTCTCTCGGACATGGACATGGAGTAGGaattcatcagtttgtttttaagtctgtgtatgaGACTTTGTATGGTTGTGCAtctagccagggggagattctattgaatacttctGGGAGCACCGTCATGACTATGTCCAATTTTGTAGCATCATCTGACATGCGCGCCATGTGAAAATGCTTTTCTGCATGCCGGAACCATCATGCTGTGTTTTGGCGCGAGAATGGGGGAAGGttgactgtgtctggctttgttggtgagagcggCATGCAGATAATCCTCGcgggttcgcattgaggttctaCCTCTGACATCTTAACTGCTCATGCACCAAAACGTGGGAAAAGGTgtcgtattgagtccgttaatggcgcTGATTTGTTCGAGAGTTCGAACAAAGTGCCAGAACATGCCCTTGTGGGTATGCCATATTTATTCCGTTAATGGCATGGTTTCCGTCAGGCAGGGTGCtgtcagaggcctaaactttacacCACAGTTAGTCTGCTAAAGGTtctctgatggtagggtgcggccatagttagtctgttaatggctgggTCAAAACcacgctacctgtccctgacccggggtcaccggtgtgaggcttcaagaaaagtcaagggtgaaagactgattctttattattctcgacaggtgtttataagacaaaaagtggacggaaaggtagcgggcaacCCGAGTCCCCCCTGCGGCgtccatacaggatttgtgttttttagcaagcataaaaatatgtacaacatttgttacatgacatataaaaggtaggtatacatatcggcagaaaggccgtacagtGATgcatgaggtacacaaagaatctgaaataaagacatgacgtgattaatgtacatctgaaagggagaaacacaaggaaagagaggcacgatttgacgcccttacaccgGTTGTAGTTCAGTTCACAGCCTCATATTTAACTTAACCTTAAGAGCATCGATAACTCCGTTCACACATGTCGTTACCAGTCACCGTCGATTCTAGGCCTAAGTGACTCCCATTAAACCtttcatttgtaaagaaaaaaaacaatatttctaaTTACTTATCTGGTGTATCtgaattctccttcatatttgtCAAACTATTCTATTTCAATTTGACGATTTTGACGATATTAATAAGAAAACTGGCGTATGTAAGATTTAGAAGTTATCGTGCATCCAAGCGGGTCTACTCGACATTGGATGTTGCAGGCATGCCAACCGAACCACTTACGGCAAAGCATTTTCACTACCCTTCAGGAAAGCGAACTGTATTTAGTTTAAGGAAATTATAAATTCTGTAACATTTTTGATAATTGTATCTTATTTGCGaacttaaaataacattctttcttttaacagaaagctCTTTATACACAATACTCTGTCAACATGGTTGGTAGGCCTGCTCGTTTcttaacataatgaaatatttcataatgattcggacaaaatacttaaaagcctgtataaaacaaggaattttctcgcagtgttatatttttcttgctttaattgatacttcttttcatattatagaaaaatttctcaaactaattaatatacagacgataaaaaaagaaataggatctGAACGAtatattttgtgaagtgatgtgTTGCAATTTTCCCCACGACTGGGAAGGTTCTAAGTTCCTGATGGTATGGAACCGGGATGGccaggcctgaagggcactacCAACAAACATAgaagcgaaggtccatcaagatcaggcagggttttacaattttcttttaaaaaataggcTAGTTAAATGCTGAAAGCTATACAAAACCCATAAAACTCGAAAAAACATGCCTCTAAAAGCTACAATTTTCCACAAAACTTATTTCCAAACAATCAGGCTACACTataaatgaacattaattatATCAGGCCCTggatggcaaaaatgtgaagGGATTAATTTAGTATACTAAAGGAGTCGgctcttgactttaaaatgaacGATTTGGCTGGGGAGGTGACGACTTGGAGAGTGCTTAGCTTACCTCAATGATATGCCCTCGAGAAAGACGCATTTTGACCCTCTGCATGTGTCGTCGTCACctcggttccctttcaaaatttatacaAAGGTTATTTTACCGAAAGAGGTActcgaattatataaaaaagagccTCTTTGACATTTCCGACATCCACAACACAAGCAATTCGCCGGACacaaataacaatcaaacatattacagaaaaaaagtgaaccaCGAACTCAGCCACCTGCTCATTACTCCCTTTCGCTTATcgtgaacgttgtgaaggattgtcgagaaaaaacggatcAATTTTCTCACGACATAATGCAGTATTAAGTATCAtaattgtacattatatacatatatatatatatatatatatatatatatatatatatatatatatatgtaattatgaacCAATCCATAAGTGTTTTATAAGAAGCCCCTCCAAACTCCCATGTGCTCTGTGATTCTCTGTGATTGAGAAGCAATGGAAAACCAGCTCCAGCCCTCTATGTGCCTTTGTGATCAAGGTATAACTGACAAATGTCACTGGTTTCCAAGGTGCCATGATCCTATTAGCCCCTTTCGAATATAGGGACCCAGGCTACAACCACGCCCAGCAGGGCCAAGTAACAGCCGTAACCCCAGCAGAACAAGGGATGCCTTGTTGGGGCATGATGAGTGGGAGCCAGGCAACcctctgaaaactttttttattaaaatttcattacaaatatcagttaattttatacaaaattttcataaCAGTTATATCGACAATATAACATAATAAGAAAGATTTTGAAATGgagtatatttcataatttcaaatattattacaaaataaccttaatttaatatgcacaaattttcataaaaattcaacaaTATAATATAGTAGGAAAATTTTGGAATGGAAGTGcattaatttcatgaattcaaatattattcacgtatttacttgtgaaatgtttttcaagTTCATATGCATTTGATAATACCCATTTTAtgtactttattttacattttaatattgaaATGATTTGACTTGGTAACACCTCGTTTCTACTATACCACATACAATTTACATACTCAATAATAAGTAtacttaatgtatttttcttcttcttttctttataatcGAAATCCAACATCAATACTTTTATTGGATACTGAACTTTTATATCACATACCTCTTCAATCAAATTCTGGAACcacttccaaatttttttaacatatttacaaaaataaacaacatgtagatgattttcattttccgtaCATTTATTGCAGAAATTATTATCAGCAATATTCAATATCTTTAGTCTTTCCTTAGTAGCCAAggattcatacaaaaatatatacataatacttctTTGATAGGAGTCAACAAATTTGCACGAAAGGTTACTCCATATATCACCCCAATTACGCAAAGGGTACCTCTCAATTACAATGGGCTTATGGGTTGGCatcaaatactgataaatattctTACTTTTGACATGTGGAAATTTAggcattctcaataatttccttacattaccaataattatattataataggGAGTAGCAACATAAGACACATTAGGGCAATCCTCTACAACCGACAacaaatttattctaatacacGTGTAATATAAGGCTAACTCTCGTCCATAACTATCACATAACATAATATTCAAGAACGTACTTGTTAAAATAGCTGCGGCTTTATAAAACACATTAATAACCCCAataccaccttctgtttttggCAGATACAAGGAATCCCTCTTAATTGGTTGATAAGTTTCACACCACAAATACCGGAAAATATATTGTTCTataattttgctttctctttcccTAATGGAAATACATGACACATGTACCAGACTTTGcttaaaataagagaatttacAAGAATAGCCTTTTGATATAGAGACAAGTATCGAGTCGAAAGCATATTCATTTTTACCTTAACTTTATTGATTAAAGCATCCCAGTTTTCATCTACATTTCATTGTAATCATTGGTTATCAATATGCCTAATACCCAAcacttatttttctgttgtatccAATCAAGTGGCCATACATTTTTGTCCTTCCAATTACCTAAACCCATGACACAAGTCTTATCTCTATTTAGTTCTGCACCAGTAGCTAGCTCAAATTGCTTTATAATACTAAATACTACTTTAATACTTCTTTCTTTACTAACAAAACTGAGCTGTCATCAGCAAAACCAACAACAGAACACTGGAACCCATTTGGGAGGTTCACTGGCACAATTTCATTACCTTGTTTTATTGTTCTGTATAGAGATTCTCGAAACAATACATATGCTATCATTGACACAGGACATCCTTGCCTTATGGATCTGTCAACAGGAAAAAAGCCACTAACAATCCCATTTACACAAACTGCACTTAGGCATccattatataacattttaattttcatgataaacagCTCACTGAAACCCATCCGTGATAGTGTCTTAAACATGAAACTCAAATTAACTCTATCAAAAACCTTACTCCAATCCAGGTTAAGTAGAGCACaatccaatttattttcatttgcataataaattacatCCCTAATTAGAGTATTAC is part of the Macrobrachium rosenbergii isolate ZJJX-2024 chromosome 41, ASM4041242v1, whole genome shotgun sequence genome and encodes:
- the LOC136827172 gene encoding uncharacterized protein, which encodes MHRGPPLQLDKPLRSARQHHCGQGPAFLSELWVSLACLIGTTLHSTMAYNHTVNGMVERAHCSLKAALMARCTDEKWKEQLPWVLLGPRTAAKANGDASLAEKVYGETLAIPREFFPPSADGSDTPLPRLRELAQRFAPCHKTFIDRTVTYSPPASHSCAYVFVRVDARHPPLTRPYRGAHQVIRRASKAFLLDIHGQEDWITINRLKPAFLLDSEICKEVGRRSRVPLQYLPEGAPASPPKRGPGRPRNSIQLSPGVSSTLHPQFSRSRGPLWLPQHLHD